The following coding sequences lie in one Pontibacter sp. G13 genomic window:
- a CDS encoding RsmE family RNA methyltransferase: protein MQLFFAQIIHPNRAILLAEEARHCIKVLRHAVGDEISCIDGTGNMYQARITSIDKTEVAVELLTTHPNWGEPPIDITLAVSPLRLKDRFEWMMEKAVELGVSSIQPLRCQHTDKYKAKFKPERIQTILKTALKQCKRSRLPELKPEVPFAEWINGHSSEISLMGWCEADQPIQEFGAPIGNAKSVTLLIGPEGDFSPEEVKMAQDANWTPISLGETRLRTETAAVYALSAIKVFKAF, encoded by the coding sequence ATGCAGCTATTCTTTGCGCAAATCATCCATCCAAACCGGGCAATTCTACTGGCTGAAGAAGCACGCCACTGCATCAAGGTCCTCCGACACGCTGTCGGGGACGAGATCTCCTGTATCGATGGTACTGGCAATATGTACCAAGCCCGGATCACCTCTATTGACAAAACCGAGGTAGCGGTAGAACTTTTGACAACTCACCCAAATTGGGGAGAACCCCCGATTGACATTACCCTCGCAGTATCGCCGCTTCGGCTCAAGGATCGCTTCGAATGGATGATGGAAAAAGCAGTGGAATTGGGCGTATCCAGCATTCAACCCCTCAGATGCCAGCACACCGATAAATACAAGGCCAAGTTCAAGCCCGAACGAATCCAGACCATTCTCAAGACCGCACTCAAACAATGTAAGCGCTCAAGACTTCCGGAATTAAAGCCTGAGGTTCCATTTGCGGAATGGATCAACGGTCATTCCTCCGAGATTTCACTGATGGGATGGTGTGAGGCAGATCAGCCTATTCAGGAATTTGGTGCGCCAATCGGCAATGCCAAATCTGTCACTTTATTGATAGGGCCGGAAGGGGATTTCAGCCCAGAAGAAGTAAAAATGGCCCAAGACGCCAATTGGACTCCCATTAGCCTTGGGGAAACCAGACTACGAACAGAAACCGCTGCCGTGTATGCGCTTTCTGCCATTAAGGTATTTAAGGCGTTTTAG
- the pckA gene encoding phosphoenolpyruvate carboxykinase (ATP), whose translation MSFNQIKPTFGLESLGIKNAGTEYWNLTPAELVEETIRKGLGTLADTGALVVDTGKFTGRSPKDKFVVRDEQTENTVWWGDVNHPIEAEKFFGLKEKMTAFLEGKEIYIRDVYAGADPEYRLKVRVINTIPWANQFVDNMFIRPDRKELTDFVPDWTVIAIPQFEADPAVDGTRQGNFTMVNFAEKTILIGGSGYTGEIKKGIFTVMNYVLPMNGVLAMHCSANVGQEGDTAVFFGLSGTGKTTLSADPNRKLIGDDEHGWTDTGVFNFEGGCYAKCIDLTAEKEPEIWDAIKSGALLENIRYFPGTRTVNFEDTSVTENTRVSYPIDHIENIMVPSQGGIPKNIFFLTCDAFGVLPPISKLTPGQAMYQFISGYTAKVAGTEEGIVEPVPSFSSCFGEPFLPLHPTKYAEMLGEKMKASNTNVWLVNTGWTGGAYGEGSRIKLKFTRAMITAALEGKLDNVATETDPVFGLAYPTDVPGVPNEVLNPRNTWKDTAKYDLKAKELAGKFIDNFKKYSDFANEEIMAASPKMPIENR comes from the coding sequence ATGAGCTTTAATCAAATCAAACCCACCTTTGGTCTCGAATCTCTTGGAATCAAAAATGCTGGTACTGAGTACTGGAACCTGACTCCTGCCGAGTTGGTAGAAGAGACCATTCGCAAAGGCTTGGGCACCCTCGCTGACACTGGAGCCTTGGTAGTGGACACTGGAAAATTCACCGGACGTTCGCCCAAAGACAAGTTTGTGGTTCGTGATGAGCAGACTGAAAACACAGTATGGTGGGGAGATGTCAATCACCCTATCGAAGCTGAGAAGTTTTTCGGCCTCAAAGAAAAGATGACAGCCTTCCTCGAAGGCAAAGAAATTTACATCCGCGACGTTTATGCTGGTGCAGACCCCGAGTACCGCCTCAAGGTTCGTGTAATTAACACGATCCCTTGGGCAAACCAGTTCGTGGATAACATGTTCATCCGTCCAGACCGCAAGGAATTGACTGATTTCGTGCCTGACTGGACCGTTATTGCTATTCCTCAATTCGAAGCTGACCCCGCAGTGGATGGTACTCGTCAAGGGAACTTCACTATGGTCAATTTCGCAGAGAAGACCATCTTGATCGGCGGCAGTGGCTACACTGGCGAGATTAAGAAAGGGATTTTCACCGTCATGAACTACGTCCTTCCGATGAATGGCGTGTTGGCGATGCACTGTTCTGCGAATGTAGGCCAAGAAGGAGATACCGCGGTATTCTTTGGATTGTCTGGAACAGGTAAAACCACTTTGTCTGCAGATCCCAATCGCAAGCTGATCGGTGACGATGAGCACGGTTGGACCGATACTGGTGTGTTCAACTTCGAAGGAGGTTGTTACGCAAAGTGTATCGACTTGACTGCTGAAAAGGAGCCAGAGATCTGGGATGCCATCAAGTCTGGAGCATTGCTCGAAAACATCCGGTACTTCCCCGGAACACGCACGGTGAATTTCGAGGATACGTCGGTTACAGAGAACACACGTGTTTCTTACCCGATCGATCACATCGAAAACATCATGGTTCCTTCTCAAGGAGGAATTCCCAAGAACATCTTCTTCTTGACTTGTGATGCGTTTGGTGTTTTGCCTCCTATCTCCAAGTTGACGCCTGGCCAAGCTATGTATCAGTTCATTTCTGGATACACTGCGAAAGTTGCCGGTACTGAGGAAGGTATCGTAGAACCCGTTCCTTCTTTCTCTTCTTGCTTCGGCGAACCCTTCTTGCCTTTGCATCCTACCAAGTATGCAGAGATGTTGGGGGAGAAAATGAAGGCGAGCAATACCAATGTTTGGTTGGTGAATACCGGCTGGACAGGTGGCGCCTACGGAGAAGGATCTCGCATCAAGCTGAAATTCACTCGCGCCATGATCACGGCTGCACTGGAAGGAAAGCTTGACAACGTGGCTACCGAGACTGATCCAGTATTCGGACTCGCATACCCAACTGATGTTCCTGGTGTGCCTAATGAAGTCCTCAATCCAAGAAATACTTGGAAAGACACAGCGAAATACGACCTCAAAGCCAAGGAATTGGCCGGCAAATTCATCGATAACTTCAAGAAGTACAGTGACTTTGCCAATGAGGAAATCATGGCTGCATCTCCTAAGATGCCCATCGAAAACCGTTAA
- the hemC gene encoding hydroxymethylbilane synthase, with amino-acid sequence MAIKIGTRGSKLALWQANHVMGLLGSAGWESEIQTIQTTGDRVQDVPLSQMGLVGIFTKALDEALLERRVDIAVHSCKDLPSILADGLEIAALLKREDPRDVLLATNPQVNLENFSQKLVIGTSSVRRRALLKYHFDHLEIKDIRGNVDTRIQKMESGEYDGIMLAYAGVKRMGLTQYIVQKMNPDSFTSAIGQGAIAVVCRSDFEQKEELRQLLNHLSTEQAVKCERAFLRTIEGGCHTPAFGLATVVADQLSFTAGLAEEEGKYIHKLTIQGAAESCEQLGIEAAQDVLAKVN; translated from the coding sequence ATGGCGATTAAGATCGGAACGAGAGGAAGTAAATTGGCTTTGTGGCAAGCAAACCATGTAATGGGATTGCTCGGGTCAGCTGGCTGGGAGTCTGAAATTCAGACCATCCAAACTACCGGTGACCGCGTACAGGACGTGCCATTGAGCCAGATGGGACTAGTCGGGATCTTCACCAAAGCGTTGGATGAAGCGCTCTTGGAGCGGAGAGTCGATATAGCTGTCCACAGTTGCAAGGATCTGCCTTCTATATTGGCAGATGGGCTAGAAATTGCCGCCTTGCTAAAGCGGGAGGATCCTCGCGATGTCCTGCTAGCCACCAATCCACAAGTCAATTTGGAGAACTTCAGCCAGAAATTGGTGATCGGTACTTCCTCTGTAAGAAGAAGGGCCCTGTTGAAGTATCATTTTGATCATTTGGAGATCAAGGACATCCGTGGCAACGTGGATACCCGAATCCAAAAAATGGAATCTGGCGAGTATGATGGCATTATGCTTGCCTATGCTGGCGTGAAACGGATGGGGCTGACCCAGTACATCGTACAGAAGATGAACCCCGATTCCTTTACATCCGCGATCGGGCAAGGGGCAATTGCAGTAGTGTGTAGGTCTGATTTCGAGCAGAAGGAAGAATTGCGGCAATTGCTCAACCACCTGTCAACCGAACAGGCGGTAAAATGCGAAAGAGCTTTTTTGAGGACGATTGAAGGAGGCTGCCATACCCCGGCTTTTGGTCTTGCTACCGTTGTGGCGGATCAATTGAGCTTTACAGCGGGCTTGGCAGAAGAAGAAGGCAAGTACATACACAAATTAACCATTCAAGGGGCTGCTGAATCCTGCGAGCAATTGGGGATCGAAGCAGCTCAGGATGTCTTAGCAAAGGTGAACTAA
- a CDS encoding uroporphyrinogen-III synthase produces the protein MSDIKPVKSILISQPAPSDENSPYFKLARKWDIQVDFRKFIAVEGVSLNEFRKQGINPLDFTAVIFTSKVAVDHFFSLLEEMRVEMPPETKYFCVSESTSKYLQKYITIRKRKLFVGERRAMDLLPFIQKHKKETFLFPCSDVHRRELPGVMIEQGMKLTESVIYRTVHADLSDLENIFYDMICFFSPSGIQSLFSNFPDFKQNDTRIAVFGPTTSKEAVNSGLVVNVEAPKPNMPSMTSAIEKYLAEIGQKSTLEA, from the coding sequence ATGAGTGACATAAAACCAGTCAAAAGCATCCTCATTTCACAACCTGCTCCCAGTGATGAGAATTCTCCCTACTTCAAATTGGCCCGCAAGTGGGACATCCAAGTAGATTTCAGGAAATTCATTGCTGTGGAAGGAGTGTCTCTGAATGAATTCCGCAAGCAAGGGATCAACCCACTGGATTTTACCGCCGTGATTTTCACCTCTAAGGTGGCGGTGGATCACTTCTTTAGCCTTTTGGAGGAAATGCGTGTAGAAATGCCACCAGAAACGAAGTATTTCTGTGTGAGTGAGTCTACCTCTAAATACCTCCAGAAGTACATCACCATCCGCAAACGAAAGCTATTTGTGGGTGAGCGTAGAGCTATGGACCTTCTGCCTTTTATTCAGAAGCACAAGAAGGAAACCTTTTTGTTCCCATGCTCCGATGTACATAGAAGAGAGCTTCCGGGTGTCATGATCGAGCAGGGTATGAAGCTGACTGAATCGGTGATCTACCGGACGGTTCATGCGGACCTGTCAGATCTGGAGAATATCTTCTATGATATGATCTGCTTCTTTTCTCCATCTGGGATACAGTCTCTATTTAGTAATTTCCCAGATTTTAAACAGAACGATACTCGTATCGCTGTGTTTGGTCCTACTACCTCCAAAGAGGCAGTGAATTCTGGCTTGGTGGTCAACGTCGAAGCACCTAAGCCAAACATGCCATCCATGACTTCAGCCATCGAGAAGTATCTGGCGGAAATCGGCCAAAAATCCACCCTAGAAGCATAA
- a CDS encoding type IX secretion system membrane protein PorP/SprF translates to MMRTFTLILGLVVWGFAPVFGQKAFQNTMFPYTQFAYNPAAAGTPFLGMLEGPNVMLFYRNQYTNIEGAPQIAGGSFSMPIGNGEAGSFGVNFFNDQIGPFSNIMADVAYSFGLEVGATGKLSFGAGFGFRQVKLDPSQWVYNQDGGPDPVLPLAPTSGIVPVLNAGLHYQSDNLFVGIAGQNLTEPSIESLLGAENLGDDSNVPRTFSLTGGYRFDLGVEGRSSLTPAVMLQYDLVNIPQVSASVYWNYAPLVVGLNQRLVNSESTGLMVGAMLNDRLFAGYAFDYIWNSLNSAGDVSSHELVVSYTFTTSTSNPRKRKDINPNTND, encoded by the coding sequence ATGATGAGAACCTTTACTTTAATCTTGGGGTTGGTTGTCTGGGGGTTTGCGCCTGTTTTTGGGCAGAAGGCATTCCAGAATACCATGTTCCCCTACACCCAGTTTGCCTACAATCCGGCAGCCGCTGGGACTCCCTTCCTCGGGATGTTGGAAGGCCCCAATGTGATGCTGTTTTACCGGAACCAATACACGAATATTGAAGGAGCCCCACAGATTGCTGGCGGTTCTTTTTCAATGCCCATTGGTAATGGCGAGGCGGGTTCATTTGGTGTGAATTTTTTCAACGACCAGATTGGACCTTTCAGCAATATCATGGCCGATGTGGCTTACTCCTTCGGACTTGAAGTTGGTGCAACTGGGAAGCTCTCCTTCGGTGCCGGTTTTGGTTTCCGTCAGGTCAAGCTTGACCCAAGCCAGTGGGTGTATAATCAAGATGGTGGCCCAGACCCTGTTTTGCCATTGGCTCCTACCTCCGGAATCGTACCAGTCTTAAATGCTGGACTCCACTACCAATCAGATAATCTCTTTGTCGGTATCGCAGGTCAGAACTTGACTGAACCTTCTATAGAGTCACTCCTCGGTGCAGAAAACTTGGGGGATGACTCCAATGTGCCTCGGACATTCTCCTTGACGGGTGGGTATCGATTTGATCTTGGCGTAGAGGGTCGTTCTTCCTTGACTCCTGCTGTCATGCTGCAATATGACCTGGTAAATATTCCTCAGGTATCAGCGAGTGTGTATTGGAACTACGCGCCGTTGGTGGTTGGTTTGAACCAACGTTTGGTCAACAGTGAATCTACCGGCTTGATGGTAGGTGCGATGCTGAATGATCGCCTGTTTGCTGGATATGCTTTTGATTACATCTGGAACAGCCTGAACAGCGCTGGGGATGTAAGTTCGCATGAGTTGGTGGTGTCTTATACATTTACGACATCCACATCCAATCCTAGAAAGAGAAAGGATATTAACCCGAACACCAACGACTAA
- a CDS encoding SUMF1/EgtB/PvdO family nonheme iron enzyme yields MKKAFLTLAVLSVILQGCGLFGSGGTGRAGELTGVQQRMEWDQYQPMGMVYIPPGSFHMGQNDQDVPYSQISHNRQITISAYFMDETEVTNNEYRQFVFGPSSEETNAYQESGAIDTIDPRYADIIIPDTTVWIRDFAYSYNEPLMENYFWHPAFDDYPVVGVNWYAAQAFCQWRTAHLNNFREERGEAAMPRFRLPTEAEWEYGARGGYEHKLYPWEGPYLRNSKGCFLANFKPGRGDYIADNFEYTAPANSYIPNDYGLYNMPGNVAEWCEDDFEEAGYTYSHDLNPRYLDPRFKLDDREPGGAKIRKVIRGGSWKDIGYFLSCGTRSYEYADTAKSFIGFRCVATVIGRSGAAGGF; encoded by the coding sequence ATGAAAAAGGCATTTCTCACACTTGCCGTTTTGTCGGTCATCCTTCAGGGCTGTGGCTTGTTTGGCTCGGGAGGAACTGGTCGCGCCGGTGAGTTGACAGGCGTCCAACAACGCATGGAGTGGGACCAATACCAGCCAATGGGCATGGTATATATCCCACCAGGCAGCTTCCACATGGGGCAAAACGATCAAGACGTGCCCTATTCTCAGATCTCTCACAATAGACAGATTACCATTTCTGCCTATTTCATGGATGAGACTGAGGTAACCAACAATGAGTACCGTCAATTTGTGTTCGGTCCCTCATCAGAAGAAACTAACGCGTACCAAGAAAGTGGAGCGATTGACACAATTGACCCACGTTACGCAGACATCATCATTCCTGATACGACTGTATGGATTCGGGATTTCGCTTATTCCTACAATGAGCCGTTGATGGAAAACTACTTCTGGCATCCAGCATTTGATGACTATCCAGTAGTAGGGGTGAACTGGTACGCAGCACAGGCATTTTGCCAGTGGAGAACTGCTCACCTGAACAACTTCCGCGAAGAGCGCGGCGAAGCTGCAATGCCTCGCTTCCGTCTTCCAACCGAAGCTGAATGGGAGTATGGTGCCCGTGGCGGTTACGAGCACAAGCTCTACCCATGGGAAGGTCCTTACCTCCGCAACTCCAAAGGATGTTTCTTGGCTAACTTTAAGCCTGGGCGTGGAGATTACATCGCAGATAACTTTGAGTACACTGCACCTGCTAACTCCTACATCCCCAACGACTACGGTCTGTACAACATGCCAGGTAACGTAGCAGAATGGTGTGAAGATGACTTCGAAGAAGCAGGTTACACTTATTCTCACGACCTGAACCCACGCTATCTCGACCCACGTTTCAAATTAGATGATCGTGAGCCAGGTGGCGCTAAAATCCGCAAAGTTATCCGCGGTGGATCTTGGAAGGACATTGGATATTTCCTCTCCTGTGGTACAAGATCCTACGAATACGCTGACACTGCTAAGTCCTTTATTGGATTCCGTTGCGTAGCAACCGTGATTGGTCGCTCCGGAGCAGCTGGCGGATTCTAA
- the gldL gene encoding gliding motility protein GldL, with product MAKKKGFLKSRAGKVVLNFIYGAAAAVVIVGALFKILHLEGASEMLIVGMGVEALVFLISAFDPPADDYEWERVYPALVSDSYEPADTWEPTELPKLDGKVFDDLSTTLTGLNDNVGKLSTVADAASATNDYASKIKEASSKIESLNNSYSVAVDSMSGFANAATDAQAYHEQVQTITKNLSSLNSIYELELQDAKTHLKSLNQFYGSMTEAMASMAEASKDAESYKKGMAELNTNLQKLNGVYGNMLNAMAGGAR from the coding sequence ATGGCAAAGAAAAAAGGATTCTTGAAGTCCCGCGCCGGTAAGGTCGTGTTGAACTTCATTTACGGTGCCGCCGCCGCGGTGGTAATCGTTGGTGCCCTGTTTAAGATTCTTCACCTCGAAGGGGCATCTGAGATGTTGATCGTGGGGATGGGTGTTGAGGCACTTGTATTCTTGATCTCTGCATTCGATCCTCCCGCAGATGACTACGAATGGGAACGAGTGTACCCTGCTTTGGTTTCCGATAGCTACGAACCAGCTGACACTTGGGAGCCTACTGAACTTCCAAAATTGGATGGAAAAGTATTTGATGATCTGTCTACAACCTTGACTGGTTTGAATGACAACGTCGGAAAACTCAGCACTGTAGCTGATGCTGCATCTGCAACCAACGATTACGCTTCTAAAATCAAAGAAGCTTCCAGCAAAATCGAAAGCTTGAATAACAGCTACTCTGTAGCAGTTGATTCTATGTCCGGTTTCGCTAACGCCGCCACTGACGCTCAAGCTTACCACGAGCAAGTTCAGACTATCACGAAGAACTTGAGCTCTCTGAACTCTATCTACGAGTTGGAGCTTCAGGATGCCAAGACTCACTTGAAGTCCTTGAACCAGTTCTACGGTAGCATGACTGAAGCAATGGCTAGCATGGCCGAGGCTTCTAAAGATGCTGAATCCTACAAAAAAGGCATGGCTGAGTTGAACACCAACTTGCAGAAACTCAACGGTGTCTACGGAAATATGCTCAACGCAATGGCTGGTGGAGCACGATAA
- a CDS encoding GldM family protein, translated as MAGGKLSPRQKMINMMYLVLLALLAMNVSAEILNAFENIKVKLQVSATNANDNSSAFMESMKAEIAEEIENEGKRTNEGLVDTLDQIKARTSAMIGIIDNHIRVLEDSISGRDEETNQILKKDETEKNLQYWMGIGKEQEKNEKRGNGQAFILHNQLDEYVGYLIKIYNENNKDPKQRKNPEEEYITDDPTETLGGQPKTWERYTFEGPLVANTATLEAMKLDVYEKEKELLDLLNTRLGVATFKADGVKALLAPAAEIVPAGLQYETKLFVVMTSSAMKPTWSASSGNVKEDESGDFSTLTIPANGRVIPKGKSEGIQKYSATVKVPKATGGFEEIPVEGSFKVRRPEIVVTSAAIQILYRNCGNDVNIDVPALGDQYNPVIAANGGSIIKSKSSKKKVRIVPTGKQCVVNVKSNTNGKTVDIGNITYKVVDPPKPSIVMYVNNKPYNGSQMIPKASRVSVRLEADPDFAAAMPQDANYGITSVDVLAQLALGPPTTVNSIRSKGKDATKGIAVNMGTKVRQARAGTKVYVRLNEIVRINFQKKPIPDKRFKEIERTLSLVVR; from the coding sequence ATGGCAGGTGGCAAATTATCTCCCCGGCAGAAGATGATCAACATGATGTATCTCGTGTTGCTCGCACTGCTGGCCATGAATGTAAGCGCCGAGATCTTGAACGCCTTTGAGAATATCAAAGTTAAGCTTCAAGTCTCCGCGACGAATGCAAATGACAACTCCTCCGCTTTCATGGAAAGCATGAAGGCTGAAATTGCTGAGGAGATTGAGAATGAAGGAAAACGTACGAATGAAGGCTTGGTCGATACCCTCGATCAAATCAAAGCTCGTACTTCCGCGATGATCGGTATTATCGACAATCATATCCGCGTACTGGAAGACAGTATCTCTGGGCGTGACGAGGAGACAAACCAGATCCTAAAAAAGGATGAAACCGAAAAGAACCTCCAATATTGGATGGGCATTGGCAAGGAGCAAGAAAAGAATGAAAAGCGCGGAAACGGGCAAGCCTTTATCTTGCACAATCAGCTAGATGAATACGTTGGATACTTGATTAAAATCTATAATGAGAATAACAAGGATCCTAAACAGCGGAAAAATCCTGAAGAGGAATACATCACTGATGATCCAACGGAAACGTTGGGTGGACAGCCTAAGACTTGGGAGCGTTACACCTTCGAGGGTCCATTGGTAGCGAACACTGCTACGTTGGAAGCGATGAAGTTGGACGTTTACGAGAAAGAAAAAGAATTGCTTGACCTCTTGAACACTCGTCTCGGGGTAGCAACCTTTAAGGCCGACGGTGTGAAAGCTTTGTTGGCTCCAGCTGCAGAGATTGTTCCTGCAGGTCTTCAGTACGAAACCAAACTTTTCGTTGTCATGACTTCTTCCGCGATGAAGCCTACTTGGTCTGCTTCTTCCGGTAATGTTAAAGAAGACGAGTCTGGTGACTTCTCAACCTTGACGATTCCTGCCAACGGAAGAGTGATTCCTAAAGGAAAGTCCGAGGGTATTCAGAAATACTCTGCAACTGTAAAGGTACCTAAGGCTACAGGTGGTTTCGAAGAAATCCCGGTAGAAGGTTCCTTCAAAGTTCGCCGCCCAGAGATTGTGGTAACCTCCGCTGCGATTCAGATCCTTTACCGCAACTGTGGTAACGATGTTAATATCGACGTTCCTGCACTCGGAGACCAATACAACCCGGTCATCGCTGCAAACGGAGGTTCTATCATCAAGTCCAAGTCTTCTAAAAAGAAGGTTCGGATCGTGCCTACGGGTAAGCAGTGTGTGGTAAATGTTAAGAGTAATACCAACGGCAAGACTGTAGATATCGGAAACATCACCTACAAAGTAGTTGATCCTCCGAAGCCATCTATCGTCATGTACGTCAACAACAAGCCATACAATGGTTCTCAAATGATTCCAAAGGCTTCCCGTGTATCCGTACGTCTCGAAGCAGATCCTGACTTCGCTGCTGCGATGCCTCAAGATGCCAACTACGGAATCACGAGTGTTGATGTACTCGCACAGCTCGCACTTGGACCTCCTACCACTGTAAACAGCATCCGTTCCAAAGGCAAAGACGCCACGAAAGGAATCGCTGTGAACATGGGTACGAAAGTTCGCCAAGCGCGCGCCGGAACTAAGGTTTATGTTCGCTTGAACGAAATCGTTCGGATCAACTTCCAAAAGAAGCCTATTCCGGATAAGCGATTTAAAGAAATTGAGCGTACGCTTTCACTTGTAGTAAGATAA
- a CDS encoding GldM family protein: MASGNLPPRQKMINMMYLVLLAILALNVSSEVLDAFVQIRGNLNHSASHAQTLSQDYVLMLKSKIQDEIEFEGNHKNEGLLDTLDLIQNKTQALIKALDGHVSEMEEIATWDEELQDYRKKDELEVNYQYWMGLDEDANERRGNGKAFDLRDELDAYGDFIHGFYASIGDSALEEIEPELMQDPKPDPKDPGKRWEQYTFQGPVVGNLATLEALKLHILNQEKELLEQFRKRLGVHQFAPDKVMAISMPQSQVVVAGTPFKTRLFVGMGSSQIQPDFKSGSGQLNLEDDGNSAWLTVMASGASIRNGAAEGKQRYQATVLVPKTDGSFDTLTVSEEFTVRKPEVVLRSRVIQKLYRECANEVQISIPALDEYEPVVSVSSGSINQRSNSKDWFLIKPRGNQCKVNVKAKVSGSVIPVEELDYRVLSTPKPTVQAKIGNKTLSGFNSIKKGQSLKIRIIPEEAFAEMYPKDANYRVKTVEIYLKKGIGPPRLIGQVPASNVNARNGVTVRMPSAVRDAKAGDQLFIKLKDVERRNFEGRFIPERTLSESECTIPLTVQ, translated from the coding sequence ATGGCTAGTGGAAACCTCCCACCGCGGCAGAAGATGATCAACATGATGTACCTCGTACTGTTGGCCATTCTCGCATTGAATGTAAGCTCAGAAGTATTGGATGCCTTTGTTCAGATTCGGGGAAATCTGAATCATTCAGCCTCTCATGCTCAGACACTTTCGCAGGATTATGTCCTGATGCTCAAATCTAAAATCCAAGATGAAATCGAATTCGAAGGCAATCACAAAAATGAAGGCCTATTGGATACCTTGGATCTGATTCAGAACAAGACCCAAGCTTTGATAAAGGCCTTGGACGGTCATGTATCAGAAATGGAGGAAATCGCGACTTGGGATGAAGAATTGCAAGATTATCGCAAAAAGGATGAGTTGGAGGTGAATTACCAATATTGGATGGGCCTCGATGAAGATGCCAACGAGCGACGGGGAAATGGTAAGGCCTTTGATTTGAGAGATGAATTGGATGCCTATGGAGACTTTATTCATGGATTTTATGCTTCAATAGGGGATTCCGCTTTGGAGGAAATTGAGCCAGAACTGATGCAAGATCCCAAGCCAGATCCCAAAGACCCCGGAAAGCGCTGGGAGCAATACACCTTTCAAGGGCCTGTAGTTGGGAATTTGGCCACGTTGGAAGCCTTGAAGTTGCATATCCTCAATCAGGAAAAAGAACTCTTGGAACAGTTCCGAAAGCGACTTGGTGTCCACCAATTTGCTCCAGACAAGGTCATGGCTATCAGTATGCCGCAAAGTCAAGTGGTGGTTGCTGGAACTCCCTTCAAGACCCGTCTATTCGTAGGAATGGGATCTTCTCAAATTCAGCCAGATTTCAAGTCTGGATCTGGGCAGTTGAATCTGGAAGATGATGGAAACTCTGCGTGGCTGACCGTGATGGCTTCAGGCGCGAGTATCAGAAATGGTGCGGCTGAAGGAAAACAAAGATATCAGGCGACGGTATTGGTGCCCAAGACAGATGGTTCATTCGATACGCTGACTGTATCGGAGGAATTTACTGTCCGAAAGCCGGAGGTGGTTCTGAGATCCCGTGTCATCCAAAAGCTCTATCGCGAATGTGCCAACGAAGTGCAGATTTCCATCCCAGCATTGGATGAATATGAACCCGTTGTGTCTGTCTCCAGCGGCTCGATCAATCAAAGAAGCAATTCTAAGGATTGGTTCCTGATCAAGCCCCGGGGCAATCAATGCAAGGTCAATGTAAAGGCGAAGGTTTCCGGTTCGGTGATTCCTGTGGAAGAGCTGGATTATCGAGTGCTTTCAACTCCCAAACCTACTGTGCAAGCTAAAATTGGGAACAAGACACTCTCTGGTTTCAATTCGATCAAGAAAGGCCAAAGCCTGAAGATTCGAATTATTCCAGAGGAAGCTTTCGCCGAAATGTATCCCAAAGATGCCAACTACCGAGTCAAGACTGTGGAGATCTACCTCAAGAAAGGAATCGGTCCCCCTCGATTGATTGGGCAAGTACCTGCATCCAATGTCAATGCCCGAAATGGCGTGACGGTGAGAATGCCTAGCGCTGTGAGAGATGCTAAAGCAGGAGACCAACTATTCATCAAACTCAAGGATGTTGAGCGACGAAATTTTGAAGGTCGATTCATCCCTGAACGGACCTTGTCCGAAAGCGAATGCACCATTCCCTTAACGGTACAATAA
- a CDS encoding low molecular weight protein-tyrosine-phosphatase — protein MVKVLFVCLGNICRSPMAEGLFAKKVKEAGLEDRIEIDSCGTGAWHVGERPDKRMLETAQSHDVYLPSRARKVELSDFQEFDLIVAMDQNNLKDLQKLANQLVGEHGELLKMRDFDVLAKGADVPDPYYGGLSGFEDVYQMLDRSTDELLSYIENNYSLEKS, from the coding sequence ATGGTCAAGGTGCTATTTGTTTGCCTAGGTAATATTTGCCGCTCTCCAATGGCTGAGGGACTATTTGCAAAAAAAGTAAAAGAGGCTGGTCTCGAAGATCGAATCGAAATTGACTCTTGTGGCACAGGGGCATGGCATGTCGGCGAAAGACCTGACAAACGGATGTTAGAAACGGCACAAAGCCATGACGTTTATTTGCCATCTCGTGCCCGAAAAGTGGAGCTTTCTGATTTTCAGGAGTTTGATCTGATCGTGGCGATGGATCAGAATAATCTCAAGGATCTCCAAAAACTAGCCAACCAACTGGTTGGTGAGCATGGGGAGCTCCTTAAAATGAGAGATTTTGACGTGTTGGCTAAAGGAGCTGATGTGCCCGATCCCTATTATGGGGGATTGTCTGGATTTGAGGATGTTTACCAGATGTTGGATCGTTCAACAGATGAATTATTGAGCTATATCGAAAACAACTACTCGCTAGAAAAATCTTGA